The Montipora capricornis isolate CH-2021 chromosome 6, ASM3666992v2, whole genome shotgun sequence genome has a window encoding:
- the LOC138051953 gene encoding uncharacterized protein, producing MDLEGKISALKDFTSFGTTPSKNGQSSSRSNQNTQNAHSSSQNGWGNWFAKGEKDPILPSLTRTQRITGFFLCLLMGIFCFTMAGFVAPFLLLKARKFVLLYTMGSLFTIGSFSLLWGPVNHAKHLCSFGRLPFTAAYFGSMFATLYMAMVVKSTILTAVFAVLQIVALVWYFVSYIPGGTTGMKFFTKLFSSAVTKTVSSSLPV from the exons atggaTTTGGAGGGCAAAATTTCTGCTCTGAAAGATTTCACTTCATTTGGAACCACACCATCGAAAAATGGCCAATCGTCTTCGCGAAGCAATCAGAACACTCAAAATGCTCACTCTTCTTCACAAAATGGCTGGGGAAATTGGTTTGCTAAAGGAGAGAAAGATCCAATTTTGCCTTCATTG ACACGAACTCAAAGAATCACTGGATTTTTCTTGTGTTTATTAATGGGAATCTTCTGTTTTACCATG GCTGGCTTTGTTGCACCTTTCTTGCTGTTGAAAGCTCGTAAATTTGTTCTGCTTTACACCATGGGAAGCTTGTTTACAATAGGAAG tttttcatTACTTTGGGGACCTGTTAATCATGCCAAACACTTGTGTTCATTTGGAAGACTTCCTTTCACTGCTGCTTATTTTGGTTCAATGTTTGCGACACTGTACATGGCTATGGTT GTAAAAAGCACCATTCTTACAGCAGTTTTTGCtgttcttcaaattgttgctCTAGTATG gTACTTTGTCAGTTATATTCCAGGGGGCACAACAGGCATGAAGTTTTTTACCAAGTTGTTCTCATCTGCAGTAACTAAAACGGTATCAAGCAGCCTTCCAGTATAG
- the LOC138051950 gene encoding uncharacterized protein, producing the protein MTLSKRLLLKLWLFGVAFQHLKTFGSLAQGKPCEDKLEDCSSYFDSSQCGKHNGLTRQYCPRTCDYCEVPSSEPGCKDLLTDCSSLIESPSQCQSAKIFFTKYCPRTCGLCGCDDILPDCLTYITNVNQCQSSPFFAKYCRKSCRFCEVPSATFSAILSSTLSTRTSSTSLTSITKSTSAAESSTGSHPSLSTLRPVEPTVSTTTKDVLAPGPIDEDCKDKMPKDCMNLIARDKEFCKTRPEFMKENCARSCDYCGCSDLLAVCPALVLNNKDYCDSNRLFMKTNCPRSCDFCANDIRVKPPTQKAENGCIDKRKRCEQYASYKNYCRYHFQFMSRNCPKACNFCEKEYNFAIRTEWNGAPIDHAPITFQISAQDSSFVQIHVSGPFFDDPGSPPCQVGNACDGLWDYEVAEVFFLGKKEKYLEIELSPHGQHLLIMLNGARKKFMDKVHIEYSAIIDRENNSWTGTAKIPIDYFPPDVSKINAYAIHGSGVNRRYESLYPASSDVSNPDFHRLEFFKPFDFGAMFAMSWSKPLSPFWKNNVKRIMRARAMV; encoded by the exons GCAAGCCATGTGAAGACAAACTGGAGGATTGCTCTTCTTACTTCGATAGCAGCCAGTGTGGAAAGCATAACGGACTCACAAGGCAGTATTGTCCTAGAACATGCGATTATT GTGAAGTACCATCAAGTGAGCCTG GATGTAAGGACCTTTTAACAGACTGCTCTTCACTGATTGAGTCTCCGAGCCAATGCCAGTCAGCCAAAATATTCTTCACCAAGTACTGCCCAAGAACTTGTGGCCTCTGTG GATGTGATGATATTCTGCCTGACTGCTTGACATACATTACCAATGTAAACCAATGTCAGTCATCTCCATTTTTTGCCAAGTACTGCAGAAAGTCTTGCCGTTTCTGCG AGGTTCCATCTGCGACGTTCTCGGCAATCCTTTCGTCAACGCTTTCAACGCGTACTTCTTCAACTTCGCTCACTTCCATAACAAAATCCACCTCAGCTGCAGAATCTTCAACTGGGTCTCATCCGTCCCTCAGCACCCTTCGTCCGGTAGAACCGACTGTCtctacaacaacaaaagatGTTTTAGCACCAGGTCCCATAG ATGAGGATTGTAAAGATAAAATGCCAAAAGACTGCATGAATCTCATCGCAAGAGACAAAGAATTCTGCAAGACAAGGCCTGAATTTATGAAAGAGAATTGTGCAAGAAGTTGCGACTACTGTG GTTGTAGCGACCTCCTGGCAGTATGTCCCGCGCTTGTTCTGAACAACAAGGATTATTGCGATTCTAATCGTTTGTTCATGAAAACCAATTGCCCCAGGTCATGTGATTTCTGTGCAA ATGACATAAGGGTTAAGCCACCTACACAGAAGGCAGAGAATG GTTGTATTGACAAGCGAAAGAGATGTGAGCAGTATGCCAGCTACAAGAACTATTGCCGTTATCATTTCCAGTTTATGAGTCGCAACTGTCCAAAAGCTTGTAACTTTtgcgaaaag GAGTATAATTTTGCCATCAGGACCGAATGGAACGGCGCACCAATAGATCACGCGCCGATTACGTTCCAAATTAGTGCTCAGGACTCCAGTTTTGTTCAAATACATGTCAGTGGCCCCTTCTTCGACGACCCAGGCTCCCCACCCTGCCAAGTGGGAAACGCTTGTGATGGATTATGGGACTATGAAG TTGCGGAGGTGTTTTTCCTtggaaagaaagagaaatatCTGGAAATCGAATTAAGCCC acaTGGGCAACATCTGCTTATTATGCtaaatggcgcgagaaaaaaATTCATG GATAAAGTGCACATAGAGTACTCTGCCATAATTGACCGGGAAAACAACTCGTGGACTGGTACTGCCAAAATCCCAATCGATTATTTCCCGCCAGATGTGTCGAAGATCAATGCTTATGCCATACACGGGTCAGGCGTCAACCGGCGATACGAGTCACTTTATCCTGCTTCGTCTGATGTCAGCAATCCTGATTT ccatcgtcttgaatttttcaagccaTTTGACTTTGGAGCGATGTTTGCAATGTCATGGAGTAAGCCATTGTCCCCATTTTGGAAGAACAATGTAAAAAGAATAATGAGGGCAAGAGCTATGGTTTGA
- the LOC138053621 gene encoding uncharacterized protein: MRLTEYFFDENNTTNVNKRDNLFHNKSTWNPPTNREQALDTFLDAVKLDITTCKPKPIRDNLTTSERQAIHQLKQRQDIVIKPADKGSGTVIMDKTWYIDECNRQLNDSKFYRRLNEDITVDIQKRVTVYVNRMYTDDLIDAKTKQYLIQPDVKPGRFYILPKVHKPGNPGRPIVSSNSHPTERISHFIDHHLQPLVHKLPSHVKDTNDFLNKLLTIGKLPSNSLLVTLDVSSLYTNIPHNEGINACDHFLRTDPHNIIPTGTICDLIRMILTMNNFTFNDSLYLQIHGTAMGTKMAPSFANLFLGLFEKNALRNLLVPRETELQLPARNL, translated from the exons ATGCGACTAACAGAGTACTTCTTTGACGAGAACAACACTACTAACGTGAACAAACGAGACAACCTTTTCCATAATAAAAGCACTTGGAACCCTCCCACTAACAGAGAACAGGCCCTAGATACATTCTTAGACGCTGTTAAACTTGACATCACTACATGTAAACCGAAACCTATTCGCGACAATCTTACCACCTCAGAACGACAGGCAATACACCAACTTAAACAACGACAAGACATTGTAATAAAACCAGCAGACAAGGGTTCCGGTACGGTTATTATGGATAAAACCTGGTACATTGACGAATGCAACAGACAACTTAACGACTCTAAATTCTACCGACGCTTAAATGAAGACATCACTGTTGAcatacaaaaacgagtaacagtatacgtaaacagaatgtacactgacgacctcattgacgcgaagacaaaacaatacctgatacaacctgacgtaaaaccaggacgtttctacatccttcccaaagtacacaagcccggtaacccaggacgccctattgtttcatctaatagtcatcccactgaacgcatatcccattttattgaccaccatcttcaaccccttgtccacaaactaccatctcatgttaaagacactaacgattttctcaataaactccttaccattggcaaattaccctctaattcactattagtaacacttgacgtctcatctctatacactaatattccacataatgaagGTATTAATGCTTGTGATCATTTCTTACGCACTGATCCTCACAACATCATTCCCactggcactatttgcgacctcatccgcatgattctcaccatgaataacttcacttttaatgatagcctctaccttcaaatccacggcacagctatgggcaccaaaatggccccctcttttgctaacctcttcctcgggcttttcgaaaaaaatgctctaaggaac CTTTTGGTCCCACGAGAGACAGAACTTCAACTGCCCGCGAGAAACCTTTGA